A window from Deltaproteobacteria bacterium encodes these proteins:
- a CDS encoding UXX-star (seleno)protein family 1 produces MLEKVLIFGKDTCPYTTAAREDYAKKGYDVQYVNVKQDAVGMEEMLKYSRGRKDVPVIVDGQKVTIGFGGT; encoded by the coding sequence ATGCTGGAAAAAGTTCTAATCTTTGGTAAGGATACCTGCCCCTACACAACGGCAGCCCGTGAGGATTATGCCAAAAAGGGTTATGATGTGCAGTATGTAAATGTGAAACAGGATGCTGTTGGCATGGAAGAGATGTTGAAATATTCAAGAGGCAGGAAGGATGTGCCTGTTATTGTGGACGGGCAAAAGGTAACCATCGGTTTCGGCGGCACCTGA